A window from Peromyscus leucopus breed LL Stock chromosome 8a, UCI_PerLeu_2.1, whole genome shotgun sequence encodes these proteins:
- the Arg1 gene encoding arginase-1, producing MSSKPKPIGIIGAPFSKGQPRGGVEKGPAALRNAGLVEKLKETECDVKDYGDLAFGDVPNDSPFQIVKNPRSVGTANEQLAGVVADAQKNGRVSVVLGGDHSMAIGSISGHARVHPDLCVIWVDAHTDINTPLTTNSGNLHGQPVSFLLKELKGKFPDVPGFSWVTPCISAKDIVYIGLRDVDPGEHYIIKTLGIKYFSMTEVDKLGIGKVMEETFSYLLGRKKRPIHLSFDVDGLDPAFTPSTGTPVVGGLSYREGIYITEEIHKTGLLSGLDIMEVNPTLGKTPEDVTRTVNTAVALTLSCFGTAREGNHKPGIDYLNPPK from the exons ATGAGCTCCAAGCCGAAGCCCATAGGAATTATCGGAGCGCCTTTCTCCAAGGGGCAG CCTCGAGGAGGGGTTGAAAAAGGCCCTGCGGCATTGAGGAACGCTGGCCTGGTGGAGAAGCTTAAAGAGACAG AGTGTGatgtgaaagactatggggacctGGCCTTTGGTGATGTCCCTAATGACAGCCCCTTTCAAATTGTGAAGAACCCAAGATCTGTGGGAACCGCCAACGAGCAGCTGGCTGGTGTGGTGGCAGATGCCCAGAAGAATGGAAGAGTCAGTGTGGTGTTGGGTGGAGACCACAG catGGCAATTGGAAGCATCTCTGGCCACGCCAGGGTCCACCCTGACCTATGTGTCATTTGGGTGGATGCTCACACCGATATCAACACTCCGCTGACAACCAACTCTGGGAATTTGCATGGACAACCCGTGTCCTTCCTCCTGAAGGAACTAAAGGGAAAG TTCCCTGATGTACCAGGATTCTCCTGGGTGACTCCCTGTATATCTGCCAAGGATATCGTGTACATCGGCCTGCGAGATGTAGACCCCGGGGAACA CTATATTATAAAAACTCTGGGAATTAAGTATTTCTCAATGACTGAAGTGGATAAACTGGGAATTGGCAAGGTGATGGAAGAGACATTCAGCTATCTTCTGGGAAG aaagaaaaggcccaTTCACCTGAGTTTTGATGTTGATGGACTGGACCCAGCGTTCACACCATCTACTGGCACACCTGTCGTGGGAGGCCTGTCCTATAGAGAAGGTATCTACATCACAGAAGAAATTCACAAGACAG GACTCCTCTCAGGCCTAGATATCATGGAAGTAAACCCAACTCTGgggaagacaccagaagatgtgACTCGTACAGTGAACACGGCAGTAGCATTGACCTTGTCTTGCTTTGGGACTGCTCGGGAGGGTAATCATAAACCAGGGATTGACTACCTTAACCCACCGAAGTAA